In one Oncorhynchus kisutch isolate 150728-3 unplaced genomic scaffold, Okis_V2 Okis04b-Okis11a_hom, whole genome shotgun sequence genomic region, the following are encoded:
- the LOC109886287 gene encoding transcription elongation regulator 1-like protein, with the protein MVEVPMEEEDVGPKDKRPVASTPVPGSPWCVVWTGDDRVFFFNPTIQLSVWDQPVDLKDRGEDLNRIIEDPPHKRKKDSLSKDGSNSPSADDDDADDEDEHYSKTKRNKLEEPADGNEDLRERAGAETCDSPPHRTVLPLGLRITHFRDMLLERGVSAFSTWEKELHKIVFDPRYLLLNSAEERKQVFEQFVKVRMKEEHKEKQSKLLQAKDQYRKLLEESKITSRSTFKYFSVKYGRDQRFKQVLKKKDQEHFFNQFINGLKKRDKENRMRLRKMR; encoded by the exons ATGGTAGAGGTCCCCATGGAGGAAGAGGACGTTGGCCCTAAAGACAAGCGTCCTGTAGCTTCCACCCCTGTTCCCGGATCTCCATG GTGTGTGGTGTGGACAGGGGACGACAGAGTATTTTTCTTCAACCCAACGATACAGCTCTCTGTTTGGGATCAGCCAGTAGATCTGAAGGACCGTGGAGAGGATCTCAACAGGATTATAGAAGATCCTCCACATAAACGCAAAAAGGATTCTTTGTCCA AGGATGGTTCTAACTCTCCGTCTGCTGATGACGATGATGCTGATGATGAAGATGAACATTATTCAAAAACCAAGAGGAACAA ACTGGAGGAACCTGCGGATGGTAATGAGGACTTGAGAGAGAGGGCAGGCGCAGAGACATGTGACTCTCCCCCCCATCGGACTGTTCTACCCTTAGGACTCCGCATCACACACTTCAGGGACATGCTCCTTGAAAGAGGG GTTTCAGCGTTTTCCACATGGGAGAAAGAACTGCACAAGATCGTGTTTGATCCACGGTATCTTCTGCTAAACTCtgcagaggagaggaaacag GTGTTTGAGCAGTTTGTCAAAGTGAGGATGAAGGAAGAACACAAGGAGAAACAGAGCAAACTGCTGCAAGCAAAAGACCAGTATAGAAAACTTCTAGAGGAGTCGAAAATCACATCCAG GTCAACTTTCAAATACTTTTCTGTTAAGTACGGCCGTGACCAGCGCTTCAAGCAAGTGCTGAAGAAGAAAGACCAAGAGCACTTCTTCAACCAATTCATTAATGGGTTAaagaagagagataaagagaaccGCATGAGGCTGAGGAAGATGAGATGA